The window ctgaagtccacgatcatctctacagtcttgagcgtgttcagctccaggttgtgtcggccgcaccccagcgccagccgctccactttctttcgatatgcagactcgtcaccatctttgatgaggccgatgacagtggtgtcatctgcaaacttcaggagtttgacagccgggtgcgttgagatgcagtcgttcgtgtagagagagaagagcagtagtgagaggacacaaccttatggtgccccagtgctgatgctgcgtgtggatgaggtggcctcccccagcctcacttgctgtgtcctgcccgtctaaaagctgtaaatccaccaacagatggcaggcgagaagctgagctggagaagcttggaggtaAGGAGTTcaaggatgatggtgttgaacgcagagctgaagtccacgaacaggatcctcgcgtaggtccccgcgctgtcgaggtgttctagtgcagacccatgttgactgcatcatccgcagacctgttcgctcggtaggcaaactgcagggggtccagcaggggacctttgacgctcttgaggtggttcagcacgaggcgttcaaaggacttcatgaccacagatgtcaagacaacagacccatgttgactgcatcatccgcagacctgttcgctcggtaggcaaactgcagggggtccagcaggggacctttgacgctcttgaggtggtccagcacgaggcgttcaaaggacttcatgaccacagatgtcaagacAACAGGCCTGTAATCATTCAGAcccaagattgcaggtttcttggggactgggataaTGGTGGagagtttgaaacaggatggtacttcgcacagttccaaaGATCAATACTATGGAAGAtatgtgtgaagactggagcgagctggtccgcgcagactttgaggcaggatggggacacatggtctgggcatgccgctttgttaatcttttattgtttgaagatgcgtctcacatcctgttcgcggctggttaacgcagaagttggtggtgtgatagtggtcggtggtgcagctcagtgggtgtggggtgtgaaagtgtccttttcaaatctgcagaaaaaggtattcaagtcgttggcttgtctactattgttctcatcttggggtgatcgtcgcttgtaattggtcagcgattgaaatgcatgccagactgctTTAGAATCATTAACGCAAAAcgttttttccaactttgctgaatagtttctctttgcaatgttaaattctttagtcagctggtttctagtgtgATTTTTCAGGACCCTGCCCCCGCTTCAATATGTGTTCTCCtcagcttggcgaagttgcttgaGTTTGGCAATGCACCAccgcttgttgttattgaatgtgctaaatgactttgttggtacacacacctcttcacaggaAACTGCAGTGGAATGACCTTAATgaccaccatttaaaaaaacaaaacaaattagtttttattttttttaaggggtggGGCAGCAATTTCTTGAGTACTCGAAATATCTATTGGGTAATCGATTTCAAAAAGATTTGATTGTGACAGCTCTAATTCCATCCCTCCTGACTACCAGAGGTAGTGCTTTAAACACTGGATGAGTCCTGCCATGATCTTCAGTCTTTTGCTTTTGGGTATATATGCACATTTCGGACCAAAACACTTTCATCTCTGGGACGCAGAACCCATCTCCTTGCAGAGCCGTATTATGGCTGGACATTCCTATGGTGTTGTTACTGCCATATAATTGTTTGAGCAGATGAAcgtggcaccttcaggcatctgaAAATTATACCCAAGGATGAACCTGCAAGTCCACAATCGTCTTCTTGATTTCTTGGCGGATTGATGTCGCCATGATGTTACATGAAGAAGCAGTGTTGCAGGTGTGCAtaattcaaatacatccacaggtcTGTCTCGAAGTAAAGGCGGTATGGAGTCTTAATTGTCCATATTGCACTAACATGTGGATTTAGTCTTTTTTTGCTTAAGAAAATATAACTGGATAACTGGCAgccatttccaataatatcaatccattttggagcaattggtaaataactaattgcctttGGAACACCCCTTTTTCATAGCCAAAATCAACACGCCTCCCCGTGTCTTGGTGTGACATCAGTGGGAGAAGTGGAAAACAAATTCGCTGCATAGCCGGTGTagaaaaaggaatgtactatactataaagtggcagtatttggtcatattttatatattgtcgcTGTCGGGTGAATACCCCCAGTTCCAAAATGACACCGTTTAGGAGAAAAAAACCTGAATGAAGAGACTGCAAAATGTTCTATACTGTAAATTGCCAGTATTAACTAATTTTATATATCGTAGCTGTCAGGTGGAATCCCCTCACCTGCAAAATGTCAActtttgaggaaataaaaaatataacagCTTACTTGAGTTTCAAAACACTGCTTTGTTCATGTTGGTATTGTACCTTATTATTGCTGTCATATATCGTTTTCACTCTCATATGAACAATATTGACAATAAATTGGGAGGGGTGATACAATGGTGTGCAGCTCATGGGAGAAAGTTGTTGTTGGGGTAAGCCGGGGTCGCTTTCATGAACTGCAAGGTTAGTGCGCTTCCTTTTCTCATGTCTATTACGATTTGATGCCATAGTGAAGGTACCAGTACCTGTACCAGTATCGGCATAGCATGTTCGAGAGAGTAGTATATATAGGACGAGCGCCTAAGTAAACGAGCAGCTTTTCCTGTAAATACGGGTACCAGTCTTTGTCTGTTTATtccgccagtaaacaacagcagccaattctggaactaatgGAATTTGTCCACTGCAAAGGGGTGTTTTGAGTTCCAACCGGACACGACCATTCTGTCCGTTAAATCCAAAGTATGTTGGTTGTGGGTGCGTtgaactgaggttccactgttaaTGTGAAACAAACACAATATGCACTCTTTTGTTGTTAGAAAACACCAAACAGCTTTATTTTAGATCCTTTTAAGGTTTATGGCATGGTCACTGAATGGACACCTGGTTGTAGTGTCTAATTGGCGCCTCCCCCTTTGATGACATGCAGCATACATCCATCAGTTCCTGTGTCCATTCTCTACGCAGGCATTGTTACAAGGCTGAAAGCAGCAGAGTGCGGTGGAAAGCTCTTTAGCATTGTGCACCACATTGTTCTCTCAACTGTACAAGTGTCCACCAAATACTCGTAGGTGCTTCTCTGCAAAATGGTTCAACCGCTATTGTTGACTTTACGTGATCATTTAGTTAACCTCCACACCCCTGTCCTAGGCTGACAGCTGTAGCTCGTGCATGTATAGTAAACATACGTTAACTGACTCGAGAGCTGGAAGCGGAGATACACTCGTCCTTCACCATCTATTTATTTGACTTCTCCTATATGACTGTCATGTGAGTGCCCGTCATTTTGATTTCACTATTGATTGACAAGTTTCACGAGCAGGCGGATATCACTGTTATGATGGGATATTGCAAGTTGATATggttaattaattttaatacaTGTGACATATTTTGATCGTATGCCTTATgatactttgttatatatttttttatattttagggGAATCAAATAGACTTCCTATTGTAATAAATGAAATAGATTCACTTTTCTTCTATCTTTTAGTGTTAAAGAACCCATGTCGTTGGAGGTGGAGGATAATCAGGGAAATAAACCGGCTCTCATTCCCAGCCTGTTCCCGCTCATCTCTCCCACACTCTATTTCAGTACTGCCAATGAACAAGGTATGCACACACGCATATGCTGTAAAGAGCTGCTTATCCTCCCTGCTCTATGATAATACCTGAAAACCAAATGTTCTACCTATACCTCACCACTTAATACTAAGCAGGCATTACTTATTTGAGGATGTGAGCCTCAATTTTCCTCAACTTGTGACTTTACTCTAATAGATGCTGTGACTCGTTTAGTCGGCACCAGTCATTAAAAAGGTGTAGTAACTTAATTTTCCCAATCCATATGATTGTTCACACATGGACATTGACCCACAGACCTTGTCCAATTTTACCACCCTTTCTGTTTGATGATGGCCATTTTTGGCCTTGCACTAACATATTctgtaatttttaaattattttgtcattgcATTCTCTTTTTActgcatacattttctttaacaCACACCAGTTAAGGTCATTAGTATAGAATatccattattttttattttttaacccttcaaattccagtttgtttgcaaatgtacaagttggaaaacaaagaaatgaacgTTTATATACTCTCAATAACATGTTTTCCTTATATATTAGTAATGTAGTCTTACCACTTCTTCAACTTCTTAATTGAAATGTAATTCTTCTCCATGGCCAATAGAGGATATCTCCActtgttaaaattaaaatggcTCCATTCATTGGCTCTTTTGGAGTACAATAAGTTATTATATGCCTCTTTCAGAAACTAAGATTCTTCCATGAAATTGTTCCCTTGTCTAAAACCTGGTTATTGTAATCTGGTGGAAAAAATTTAACTAAAATTTCCAAGTGTCGCATTGGgaatcaaactcattttacccAAATTGTATGATTCAATGCAGtaaaaaatgaggaattaaaaaagGTTGTATTCCTGGGTTTCAATTTGCCAAAAGTGGCCACAATAGAGCCAAATGGTGCCATTTGATGTAAACAgtataccataatttctcgtgtgtaatgcgtacccatgtataatacgcacccccaaagttgacctacaaattctggaaaacccttctacctatgtataatgcatttttacaatgcatgattttacatctacccatatgatcaaaacatagtattatctgtattttgttagttttttttaaagcactttatttgaacacgtaatcctttttttaatttacttgcgcttattttgaaattcacagccctacttttattgagtaaatttgaaaacacacagttgtgctcatatgtttgattacccaggcagaatttgtaagatgggtacaattctttaaagaaaacacaaaggaccaggcaaaacacatttaattttattttgatgggattcaaattaaacggtcaagcatttcagaaaagcattatcattaaacaaaacatgacacaaaataaattaatgatggttgttgttaagTCATcggtcatattaaaaaaacaaaccaaaaaagaaatatttcacaaattctgccagggtgtgtaaacttatgagcacaactgtacatatatgcagtcatatgtatccatttcatattggaatgaaagtggaggctacacctcttttataaccactaggtggcggtggcattttggaatgaaagtgtacagctttttcatagcCACTCTAttgtggcatacatttataaaatgtgaatttttttttcttccatttactCCGATACCCATGTATTATGCACACTAtttacttttgacaattttttgggtggggggaaatgcgcattatacacgagaaattactgtGTTATTGATTATATTTAAAGCTCAATTACCCTGTTGAACTCTGTttctaaccaaaacagcacagCAGCACTTACTGTTGCCTGAAAACAGTCTGTCAATTAAGTGTCCCTACTCACTGCATGTTCTGAAGGAGGTTCCTGCATTGATTTTGCGAAATGATCTTACATTTAGTGGAAATCACAACTTTAACGAGGATTGCACTTCCAGTAGACTCTGATTTCATATCTCTGCAATGTTGCTTGCAACCATGTTTATGTTCTGGGTACCTATGCGACTTTTGTTTTGGCTCACTTCTCTTCATGatagtcatttttcattttgttgtgtgtcCTGCAGTTGAAATGCTCCCTGATGAGCAAATGCAACTTTTAAAATGGAAGATTAGCAGTGTCACACCCAATGTTGTGAAAAACGCCATCACCAGGTCGCACTTCATACATACCAAGAGTAGGtcactttgtcatttttgtgtgtgtaatagggctgcacgatattggggaaaaaaattacattgataTAGATATtgtaatgtgaaataatacaggatcagcgttgggaaagtttattttctacGCGATGTAGTTTAAAATTCAGTTCATCGTTtcaaaaattaactagttcgtagtttttttgtttttgtttttttttcctttaccaATCTGTTGCCACCCGTTCAgaccacactagtagccagctgcactttcaccctacaatctgaAAACATGAAGAACAACTCTTCAGTGGTGTTCTTTAAAATAaggaattaaacaaaaacaaggatTTTGTCcataatgtgcaaacaaaaacgtgcaacacagtatgacaggaacattggtgaaaggacattgataacttagcatccttatattacaaaactaaataaattccatattatcacagtgtgatcatagtgttttaactaacgcattctgatacaaataataattttcctagtcatccatttttacaattatgtacaggaagtcctctagttacgacgcactcgacctacgacgtttcgactttacgacgcccgtgccttgtccgccattttgtcttagccaccatagtgtttctgcttagctagtgcatagtgcttgtctatGTTTGTGCGctgggagtatctttgcctttttcaccctccttttttcacactcttaGCAGTAATgataagtacagcatcttatttttttattttaatgtattttagattctttatacgaagtgttaacctttcctgctccGGTCACCTGACCATGGTCCGGAGACgccggggttaactcccttctctcgtagCTGACCTgagtggcggcaacaataaaggcacgtaGCACCTATTTGCttctttaatggctttattagctcctctgcacattcaaggTCAACGAGTCCTCCGCtcatcgctactcttccccggtcgccgtcactacacttgctactgtccacactcgcaccggcgcgcactccttcgtccttcacagtcccgccggacgactcctgcgcagtcccgtctcactcacacatcgacgcacacgcccacacacactaaGCTTGCTGTCagaatcacgtgggacaatacccgtaacagaagtatttcgccgtaaattttgactttaacggtgaaatccgacttacgcggaaattcgtgttacgtcgccagcgtaggaacggaactcgttcgtaaattgAGGTCTTCCTGTACTGCATACATAAGAAAATTCTGTCccatttacacagtgtccctgaacgcacctgcACACTCACGCAGTCGTACCTCCCTCCaatagtttcattctgaagagcgaaataggaaatgcagcaggccTACATTCTTTCTATTAGCATATCCAAACATGTCGCTCTGCTGGTCACGTTTTATATTAcagttgatatactgtatattccagAACACCAACATTGACGCAGACCCtgtgatgtgactattgcgcacacgtaTATTGTGATGACGATGCGCAAACAAAATGTCGTGGAGCCCTATTGTGTCATTTTGACAAGTTCAAAACACTTACCATTGAGTGTCTGATAATTTAGAAAGCAATGACTGGTTGGGCTGCTGGGGCCACCACATGAAGTCTTCTTGTTTCAGAACTCTTCAAGAGCACCAGAAGGTGAGAACCTGACATAGCGTGAAATAATTCAGTCtagataaaatgtaattttgtccCTTTCTGGCACTTCCTAGTTGAACCACTTCCCGGGAACATTCCAGATTGGCAGGAAGGACCGTCTGTGGAAGAATCTGTCCAAGATGGCGTGTCGCTTCGGCAAGCACGAGTTCAACTTTTTCCCACGCACGTTTGTCCTTCCTCAGGACATCCTGCAGCTACGCAAGGCCTGGAAGGATGGGTCCAGACAGAAGTGGATCATTAAACCTGTAAATTCACATTGCATTACTTTATCAAGTGTTGCCCCCACAATTGTCGACATTTTTACAGGATTTAATATGTCCCAACAGCCCGCCTCGGCCAGAGGAACAGGAATCCAAGTCATTCACAAATGGAGCCAGATGCCGCGCAAGAAATCATTTCTGGTCCAGAAGTAATAAGTCACAAAGTACATTGTATGAACAAAGGTCTTgggacagattattattattattaagttggGGGAGCTATTGAATATTTCCCAAAACTTTTGtccattgattaaaaaaatatatatatatttcagtcGCAATGTTTCTCTAGCAATAATAAACCTTGTTTGTCAGGTATCTCCACAAGCCCTACCTCATCAGTGGCAACAAGTTTGACCTGCGCATCTATGTCTATGTGACATGCTACGACCCTCTCAGAATATATATCTTCTCAGATGGACTGGTCCGCTTCGCTAGCTGCAAGTCAGTGTTCACCAACCATTTACCGTAGTGACATTTaatatgaagaaaatgtgtggcaTGGGGGCAATAATTTAGCTAAACTTGGATGTTCTCTCCCTCTGCAGATATTCGTCCTCCATGAAGACGCTGAGTAACAAGTTCATGCATCTGACCAACTACAGCGTCAATAAGAAAAATTCTGAGTACCAGGCTAACAGCGATGACAAAGCCTGCCAGGGACACAAATGGTAACACAAAAGGGCAGTACAGTTGAAGACACATggagttgtgctcataagtttacatcccctggcagaatttatgatttctctgccatttttcagagaatatgaaGGACAACACAGAAACTTTTCTTTCACTCATTGTTTGTGCTTGGGTAAAGCtatttattatcaaacaactATGTTTACGCTTTTTCAATCATAATGACAACAGAAACTACACAAATGGCCCTGATCAAACGTTTACATGCCCTTGAGATTTTGGCCTGATAACATGCACACAAGTTGACACAAATTGGTTTGAATGACTAAAGGCAAAATGGCAAGGGgagctgtcaattgactgtctgttgtcatactagatcggctccaactaccggagacaaattccttgtgtgttttttggacatatttggcaaataaagatggttctgattctgataaatagCTGAAGGTAACCATCCAACCCTGTGATATGTCTGCTTGTAATCAGTGTGTATATAAAGGTTCAGTGACTTTCTGGGCTTTTGACAGACCCTTGCATTGACATCTCATGGGGGCAATACACAGTATTCAAAACTggggtatgtaaacttttgatCAAGGTCATTTGTGTGGTTTCTGTtgtcattatgatttaaaaagagtAAACCAACGcagttgtttgataataaatCGCTTCACTCAAGCACTAACCATGAGTGAAAGAAAAGGTTTTGTGTTAACAttcatattctctgaaaaaaTGGGCAGGAAATCATAAATTCTGCAAGGatatgtaaacgtatgagcacaactgtatgcaCCATGTAACTCACTTTTTAGAAAACTGTAGTCAGGGTGAAGATTTTACTTCATTCTgttattttaaacatattttgttagcctaatagcatacagcggctgaagcatttaacacatcaccatttttctcattaaatatacagtgggtacggaaagtattcagacccccttaaattattcactttgttatattgcagccatttgctaaaatcatttaagttaattttttcccctcatcaatgtacacacagacagtaccccatattgacagaaaaacattaattgatgaaatgtttgcaaatttattaaagacacacggccataagtattcagaccctttgatgtgacactcctatatttaactcgggtcctgtccattttaaaacaaatttaagggggtaagaatactttccgtacccactgtatttccaaaggtgctattgacatgacaattttaccagatgttgggaacaacccaagtaatccatacattcaaagaaagtagaacaaataaaatcataaattaagttgtgtgtaataatctgaaatgaagggaaaaagTCTTGAACACGCccactggtatttatttatgaccgttactttgtacaaaagcctttgtttgctgtgacagcttcaagacgcttcctgtatggagaaactagtctcatgcattgctctggtgtgattttggcccattcctccacgcaagcagtcttcaaatctgattccgtgggcttcttttatggaccttgagtttcagttctttccataggttttcgattggattcaagtcggGTGATTGACTGGGCCATTCTATCAgctatatttgttttcttttaaaccagttgagagtttccttggcagtatgttttgggataattatcctgctgaaatgtccaccctcgtttcattttcatcatccttgtagatggcagcagatttctCTCAAGAATTTCTCTgtagatttgcccattcatccttccttcaataatttgaagtttaccagtaccatttgctgaaaagcagcccccaCTATCATGTTCctacctccgaacttcactgttgggatgGTGTATTTGggatgatgtgcagtgccatttctcttcCAAACATGGTGTGTGTTATGGCATCCAagcagttaaattttgctctcatcctaCCAGACTATATCCTCTCAGtgtttaactggcttgtccaaatgttgttcaaccaactttaaacgagctttgacatgcttttttttcccccagcaatggggtcttgtgtggtgagtgtgcatacagACCATGGCAGCGTACATTACtttctgttttccttgtgacaaccgtacctgctaattccaggtctatttgaagctctccacaggtggtccttggctcttcaGCAACTCTTCCGATTAGTCTTTGCAAccctctgtcagaaatcctgCGAGGAGGCACCTGATCAAGggaaatttatggtggtatgattggctttccacttacgtattatggccccaaccgtgctcattagaacgttcagaagcttagatatgcacctgtaaccaatgccatcgttatgttttaacgatggcattggtggACGAgtcggtggacaactggttagagcgtcagcctcacatttctgaggacccgggttcaatccctggccccgcctgtgtggagtttgcatgttctccccgtgcctgcgtgggttttctccgggcactccggtttcctcccacatcccaaaaacatgcattaattggagactctaaaattgcccgtaggcatgactgtgagtccaaatggttgtttgtttctatgtgccctgcgattggctggcaaccagttcagggtgtaccccgcctcctgcccgatgacagctgggataggctccagcacgcccgcgaccctagtgaggagaagcggctcagaaaatggatggatggatagtttgtgatggtcttgagacagctcttttctcttacccatcatgagatgcgtTTTGACTCAAATCCTGgcaatgaaacctttttttagGCTATTAATTAGGAGTGAACCAGCTgacattcatttgcactgacaaggggctggattgctgtttaattattaatagattttaggtgttgtcttggcttcccatgcctttttgcacctcccttcatgtgttcaatacttcatccctgtgtcatttcacatttttacacacttaATTTATGAGCTTATTTGTCCTACTATCTTTGtctgtatggattacttgagttgttctcaacatctggtcaacattttcaggtcaatagcaacTTTGGAcctatatttagtgagaaaaatggtgacgtgttaaatacttatttcagccgctaaGTCATTTTTGACAACAGTCCATTTGCCTCGATTCAGCCTTCAGGCGTACCATGACCTGGCtcactgagaatctacacatactcaaagggaaaaaaaaaaaagaaagaaaaaaaaaatcactattattggcaagcacattggtatttttattgctattgtgacagtaagttaaaaatgactcgGGCGATTATATTATGAGgctaacaatttttttaaaaaaaatcattttttgctTGTCCCCTTTTGTGTGGTGATGGCACAGTGTGGGCTGTTACATAGTAATAtaagatgattttatttttgtgtgtagttTATTGCAGCGCTTCCTATGCTTTCCTATGCGCTTTCTGTGCCTgatacaaatgtgttttcatgttcactgaaatatttttttaaatatcattggTGTGTTTTTCAATGTAGGGTAAAGGAAAAGAGTTGTAACTTGTAGATGTAGTCTGAGTACACGTGCGTGTTTTCAGGACTGTGAAGGCCTTGTGGCAGTATCTTGGCTCCAGGGGAGTAAACACCATCTTGATTTGGGAGAAGATAAAAGACATTGTCATCAAAACAATAATTGCgtaagacaattttttttctgctttgtaTTAAAGATATTTACTCCGCTGGATTTTGAAGCAGACTTCCTGTCTCTCTCACGTTCGTGTCATTAGGTCAGAACCATACGTGAACTCTCTGCTCAAGATGCATGTACGCACACCTTACAGTTGTCATGAGCTGTTCGGCTTCGATATCATGCTAGATGAAAACCTGAAACCTTGGATCCTAGAGGTCAACATTTCACCCaggtaacacacacaaacacacgcatgcacagaaAAGGTACCATTATAATGACAGTTCTCAATTTTTGCTTTCACTCATTTTGGCTTTTCATCAATAAATAACCAAGCTTCTGTGCTTAAAACTGCAATCTGCAACtctttgtttaaaaagttattCTCACCCAAGCCACTGCTAGAGTTGACACAATGCTGGTTAAGCCCTTCAACTCCTCcaacatcttgttttttttggttaaattttttatatttagtgaatgcccgatttttaaaatgttattattagtattttaaaaattcatttatttattaaatttgtgGGGGTTTTTTCAGCATTGGCCCAGTTGGTAGCACACCACAAACCGTTGTAAAAAGGTCACTAAACATATGGTTTTGCGTTTCTgtagcagaaaataatcatataTTTTCGCCTTATAGATAGTCATTCGGAGTAGAGCTGGGAAAAC is drawn from Phycodurus eques isolate BA_2022a chromosome 12, UOR_Pequ_1.1, whole genome shotgun sequence and contains these coding sequences:
- the ttll4 gene encoding tubulin polyglutamylase TTLL4 isoform X5, whose amino-acid sequence is MQVDNNVEEELPYELENACSDDDFSESSSVSVTSSAQSLLRLSGVKEPMSLEVEDNQGNKPALIPSLFPLISPTLYFSTANEQVEMLPDEQMQLLKWKISSVTPNVVKNAITRSHFIHTKKSNDWLGCWGHHMKSSCFRTLQEHQKLNHFPGTFQIGRKDRLWKNLSKMACRFGKHEFNFFPRTFVLPQDILQLRKAWKDGSRQKWIIKPPASARGTGIQVIHKWSQMPRKKSFLVQKYLHKPYLISGNKFDLRIYVYVTCYDPLRIYIFSDGLVRFASCKYSSSMKTLSNKFMHLTNYSVNKKNSEYQANSDDKACQGHKWTVKALWQYLGSRGVNTILIWEKIKDIVIKTIIASEPYVNSLLKMHVRTPYSCHELFGFDIMLDENLKPWILEVNISPSLHSNTALDVSVKGQMVRDLLNLAGFRIPQREDVVISSGSTSSSSSSVSKESPNLEVSVDEKVKRAFYLKQRFADQGILATVLDVLTPNDVRMLVESEDELSRRGEFERIFPSQSSSRYLRFFQCPRYLSIVLDQWERKYWNNRTKGVILLRPLCQKGVHLGTTDPAHMWSKCSYISKFEHHREAPVNPSKSRVVVIHQHQSDHMELDEGSDGDTFVPSSPTLQSPASSADSSACASPQPSL